In the genome of Coregonus clupeaformis isolate EN_2021a chromosome 1, ASM2061545v1, whole genome shotgun sequence, one region contains:
- the LOC121574275 gene encoding neurofilament medium polypeptide, whose amino-acid sequence MSHQIEYRSGSPHRGAQADYSRYQPKLTGYPSTFRTVIGFESTTALMNRGYATKLKSEFGSVPRSSESFLDLSNPFTGVLTKMNEKELLHGLNDRFAGFIEKVRHLEHQNELLEREIEEIKQKAQSPASLAQEHESELMDLRKLVHDITLQKRQIVIEHQNLEEDFLTLRDKYDQEARERSDAEKGILVLKKDANDAYLAKLQLDKKAQSLVNEIHFLKKNHEEEVLEMVAQIQEAQVKVEGHAFVKPDITAALRDIRAQLEGHAASDIQVAEEGFRVQFAKLTKAAESNREALKATKQEIQENRRRFQGNNIELDCAKGTREALEKQLHELEECHYSEMIHYQDTVRQLENELTNAKLDMSGHLREYQDLLNVKMALDGEILSYRKLLEGEESHMSTISDTQISMPYIYRQSPVYTLPSLARQGGPTRRSEPQYKFVEEIITETTREVESEFEETGSEETAGGEGEEQGEESDKAERRSEEDEDEEKAEDVGKVDLKVYAPEEEGGQEEESKGQQIETSAEVEVNGDGVSPSKGENGEEGDDEREEEKGDEPDAVEKTEDIDTGDNTQSEVKSAKATSEEEKEKLDTTEEIDSEIKDAGETLEIDDTPKHDMSEVPMKVHISIEPKTSESEDIQTESSIKGGPQVPTEDISKEPKKVSEESKKESPSKEKKEVDLKEQSAPALEQKPDQKEHRESDQFQEAESAVTTQEEDLPEPTEKDMKSPDITAELKSSSTKETWEQVRSPHDSGVKTTQDDKTVEGKISAGIPSTTTECEEEPVPKIPEKEVGPTEPKVSSKDDSVKTVEQIESNGSEKFTKDVSTAEEKVKESDTSSKPETTITPKEETTPQPEPTVTPKEEPSPKPDPMVTLKDETSPKPDPTFTPKEETSKPDPTITPKEEPSPKPEPLVTPKEETSPKPTPNITPKEEPFPKSEPAVIPKEETSPKPAPTITPKEETSPKPESTITPKEETSPKPAPTITPKEETSPKPESTITPKYEISPKPDPTVTPNEETSKPAPTITPNEIHPKDEISPKPNLIITPESMTTPTEESETISSGDKAETVTPPEKQLPAVAKSKDSHREAPESSTSMAKEPEKVTDPNDEIPKTENVKTKASEEMSVTKTSPVKEQDVSAMGLKEKTVDGKTTEEAQSKIDENGFTGGDGESKDDKTAKKTSTGLAAEPIAEKQAKPKTWDLTSF is encoded by the exons TCCCGCTATCAACCCAAACTGACCGGATACCCCTCGACGTTCAGGACCGTTATAGGCTTTGAGTCGACTACCGCATTAATGAACAGAGGATATGCGACGAAGCTGAAGAGTGAATTCGGATCGGTTCCGAGATCATCGGAGAGCTTTTTAGATTTATCAAACCCGTTTACCGGGGTGTTGACGAAAATGAATGAGAAAGAACTGCTGCATGGGCTGAACGACCGTTTCGCCGGGTTCATAGAGAAGGTGCGTCATTTGGAGCATCAAAATGAATTGCTCGAGAGGGAAATCGAGGAAATCAAACAGAAGGCACAGTCCCCTGCATCTCTGGCACAGGAGCACGAGTCGGAGCTTATGGATCTGAGGAAACTAGTGCATGACATCACCCTTCAGAAGCGTCAGATCGTTATAGAACATCAGAACCTGGAGGAAGACTTCCTCACCTTGAGAGACAAGTACGACCAGGAGGCTCGTGAACGCTCGGATGCAGAGAAAGGCATCCTGGTGCTAAAAAAGGACGCCAACGACGCGTACCTGGCCAAACTTCAGCTGGACAAGAAAGCGCAGTCTCTGGTGAACGAGATCCACTTCCTGAAGAAGAACCATGAGGAAGAGGTGTTGGAGATGGTGGCCCAGATCCAAGAGGCTCAGGTGAAGGTCGAGGGGCACGCCTTTGTCAAACCCGATATCACTGCGGCTCTCCGGGACATCCGTGCGCAGTTGGAAGGTCACGCCGCCTCCGACATCCAGGTGGCCGAGGAGGGCTTCCGTGTCCAGTTCGCAAAGTTGACAAAAGCggcagagagcaacagagaggcgCTGAAGGCAACCAAGCAGGAGATCCAGGAGAACAGAAGGCGCTTCCAAGGGAATAACATTGAACTGGACTGCGCGAAAGGAACGAGAGAGGCCCTGGAAAAACAACTACATGAGCTGGAGGAGTGTCACTATTCGGAAATGATTCATTACCAG GACACTGTCAGGCAGTTGGAGAATGAGCTGACCAATGCTAAACTAGACATGTCTGGCCACCTGAGAGAGTACCAGGACCTGCTGAATGTCAAAATGGCTTTGGATGGGGAGATTCTCTCTTACAG GAAACTCCTGGAGGGTGAGGAGTCCCATATGTCCACCATCTCTGACACCCAGATCTCCATGCCCTACATCTACCGCCAGTCCCCTGTATACACCCTGCCTTCCCTGGCCCGGCAGGGAGGGCCCACACGCAGGTCTGAGCCCCAGTACAAGTTTGTAGAGGAGATCATCACTGAGACCACCAGAGAGGTGGAGTCCGAGTTTGAGGAGACAGGCTCTGAGGAGAcggctgggggagagggagaggagcagggagaggagagtgacaaagctgagaggaggagtgaggaagaTGAGGATGAGGAGAAAGCGGAAGATGTAGGTAAAGTGGATCTTAAAGTGTACGCCCCAGAGGAAGAGGGGGGACAGGAGGAAGAGTCTAAGGGACAGCAGATAGAAACATCAGCAGAGGTCGAGGTAAATGGAGATGGAGTTAGCCCTAGCAAGGGAGAAAATGGAGAGGAAGGAGATGAcgaaagagaggaggaaaagggAGATGAGCCAGATGCAGTTGAAAAGACAGAGGACATTGACACAGGTGACAATACACAAAGTGAAGTCAAATCAGCTAAGGCCAccagtgaggaagagaaggaaaaACTGGACACAACAGAAGAGATAGATAGTGAGATAAAAGATGCTGGGGAGACATTAGAAATAGATGACACCCCAAAACATGACATGTCAGAGGTTCCCATGAAGGTTCACATCTCCATAGAACCCAAAACTTCAGAGTCAGAGGATATTCAAACAGAAAGTTCAATAAAGGGTGGACCACAGGTTCCCACAGAGGATATCTCCAAAGAGCCCAAAAAGGTGTCAGAGGAGAGCAAAAAAGAAAGCCCATCAAAAGAGAAAAAAGAGGTAGATCTGAAAGAGCAGAGTGCCCCAGCACTGGAGCAGAAGCCTGATCAGAAGGAGCACAGAGAGTCAGACCAATTCCAAGAGGCAGAGAGTGCTGTGACAACACAAGAAGAGGATCTCCCTGAGCCCACAGAGAAGGACATGAAATCCCCTGATATCACTGCAGAGCTGAAAAGCAGCTCAACCAAGGAGACATGGGAACAGGTGAGGTCACCACATGATTCTGGTGTAAAAACGACACAGGATGACAAAACAGTAGAAGGTAAAATTTCAGCCGGAATTCCCAGCACAACAACAGAGTGTGAGGAAGAGCCTGTGCCAAAGATTCCTGAAAAGGAGGTGGGTCCGACAGAGCCAAAAGTGAGCAGCAAGGATGATAGTGTAAAAACTGTTGAGCAGATTGAATCTAATGGCAGTGAAAAGTTCACAAAAGATGTCTCAACAGCTGAGGAAAAAGTGAAAGAATCTGATACATCATCTAAACCAGAAACAACTATCACCCCTAAAGAGGAAACAACCCCACAACCAGAGCCAACTGTCACCCCCAAAGAAGAACCATCCCCAAAACCGGACCCAATGGTCACCCTCAAGGATGAGACATcacctaaaccagaccccacattcacccctaaagaagaaacatcAAAACCAGACCCAACCATTACCCCTAAAGAAGAACCATCCCCTAAACCAGAACCATTAGTCACTCCTAAAGAAGAAACTTCCCCAAAACCAACCCCAAACATCACCCCTAAAGAAGAACCATTCCCAAAATCAGAACCAGCAGTCATCCCTAAAGAAGAAACTTCCCCAAAACCAGCCCCAACCATCACCCCTAAAGAGGAGACCTCCCCTAAACCAGAATCAACCAtcacccctaaagaagaaacCTCCCCCAAACCAGCCCCAACCATCACCCCTAAAGAGGAGACCTCCCCTAAACCAGAATCAACCATCACCCCAAAATATGAAatatcccctaaaccagacccaaCTGTCACCCCTAACGAAGAAACATCAAAACCAGCCCCAACCATCACCCCTAACGAGATCCACCCTAAAGATGAAATATCCCCTAAACCTAATTTAATCATCACCCCAGAATCAATGACCACTCCTACAGAGGAGAGTGAAACGATCAGCAGTGGTGACAAAGCTGAGACAGTCACACCACCAGAGAAACAGTTGCCTGCCGTTGCAAAGAGCAAGGACTCACACAGAGAGGCACCAGAGAGCAGCACAAGTATGGCTAAAGAGCCTGAGAAGGTTACTGATCCCAACGATGAAATCCCAAAGACAGAGAACGTGAAGACCAAGGCCTCTGAAGAGATGTCTGTTACAAAGACATCGCCAGTGAAAGAACAGGATGTATCAGCCATGGGTTTGAAAGAGAAAACTGTTGACGGGAAGACAACAGAAGAGGCACAATCTAAAATAGATGAGAACGGCTTTACAGGAGGTGATGGAGAGAGCAAAGATGACAAAACTGCGAAGAAGACA